Part of the Musa acuminata AAA Group cultivar baxijiao chromosome BXJ3-10, Cavendish_Baxijiao_AAA, whole genome shotgun sequence genome, TTggctcctcttctcttctcttctcatctCTCCCCTTCAATGCTTGGTCATAAGAGGACGAAAACAGTGGGACCTAAGTGGCGAGGTAAAGGCGGCCACATGAAAATGACACGACAGGAACATTTAGAGTCTGAAaattgagatttttatttttgaggAAATCGCCCTACTTTTAAtcgaattaaaatttttttttttcataggtCGAATAGAGGTGATGGAGATGGAGAATTAATTGGTCGAAGATAAGTTTACCTTCACAATGATTTGGGCTTTTCTTGTTGGTTAGTATAGATTGGGACATGTCCCCAGACACATGTCTCGCCGGACGCGGAACTTGCCGCGTCTGGGCCTGTCCACCTGTCCTCTTGCTGGTGCACCACCACTTCATCTCCGCGGCACCGCCACCTGGCTTTCCTTGTCTGCTTTGAGCGAAGGATTTCCCCCTCGTAGTCACTGCTCCTCCCCCGTTGACAGTGGGAGGAGAAGAGATGCGTGCATGTGTAAGCTTCCCACCAACTTCTTCCTccatatcaggtggtggtaccacgcgGAATTCATCCACCCCGCTATAATAAACACACGATTGCCGAGGTTGCATGTCAGCAGTGGGGTGAGGAGGAGGGAGAAGGTGGGAGAGAGATGGGGTTACACAGCCTGCCGAGCGCCGCCGAGGCCTTCTTTCCCTTCGCGCTGCTGGCTTACGCTTTGCTCCCGGTGGCGCTGCTGGTGGACGGGGTCAGATGGGCGGTGGTTCGAATGATCGGATTAGGCGGTGGCGGTGATGGGGAAGAGGAGCGCATGCCAGACGTCGGAGCACGCGTCGTGGTGTGGAGGCACGAGGGTGGCGTCGACGACGGAGAGTGCTGCGTGTGCCTCCATGGCTtcgaggcggcggcggaggtgaGCCAGGTGGCGGCATGCAGGCACTTCTTCCACAGAGAGTGCTTGGAGAGGTGGCTATCTCACCTGTACGCCACCTGCCCCCTCTGCAGATCCATGGTGTAAGCTTCGTGTTGCTGCTGCGATTACTTCCTCTTTTGGATTTGGATCAGCGGTTGTATTGGATTATGTGATTCGGAGATGTCGCCATGGATGGATACTGCAGAATCCATGCAACCATGTTGCAGTGTGTTCATGTATCGATTAGAATCATCATAAACTAGTATTAGTACGTAGTTTGTACATGAGAACAGGGGATTCTACTACTACTTGTCATCAATATCTAATTTTGATTTCCTTGTTTTTACCGAAGATTGATGTCTTCTTTGATCGAAGAGAGACCTTTTCTTGTGATATATTGCAGGCTAATAATTCGAACAAATTCCCTTCTACCAGCTGTCATTGTCTGGCTGTGTCTCTCACAGTCTCAAAGTCGACAGAGGCACATCACGACACAGTTTCCTTCCGATGAGGAAATGGAAttaggaaaacatcaagtaatattAATCCTATTCGATTAGCCTTAACTTAATGAAGTTTTTGAGATTCGTTCCTAAGAATTattatgaacttattaagattttatCTGAATAAAAACTAGCAGAAGCATTAGACACACATcaagatttat contains:
- the LOC135651251 gene encoding RING-H2 finger protein ATL51-like; protein product: MGLHSLPSAAEAFFPFALLAYALLPVALLVDGVRWAVVRMIGLGGGGDGEEERMPDVGARVVVWRHEGGVDDGECCVCLHGFEAAAEVSQVAACRHFFHRECLERWLSHLYATCPLCRSMV